The following are encoded in a window of Pangasianodon hypophthalmus isolate fPanHyp1 chromosome 14, fPanHyp1.pri, whole genome shotgun sequence genomic DNA:
- the dharma gene encoding dharma: protein MDASKFSNFTIDYILGERTGPHTHADLSSASQNFQEEFSKVSLPSVSGFNAQASGVPVMGFPAPCPGIYDTAACYNTFHCCGPVTYYQTNFNMGYCGGEHWIHGQPDYDKEESHQSPQHRQRNRIRTVFTESQVKQLDQLFSITDYPTAEARAQLARSTGLSEETVRVWFKNRRARRKRQKTTSDSTEP from the exons ATGGATGCATCGAAGTTCTCCAATTTCACTATTGATTACATTCTGGGGGAAAGAACAGGacctcacacacatgcagacctCTCATCAGCATCGCAGAACTTTCAGGAAGAGTTCAGCAAAGTGAGCCTGCCTTCAGTGAGTGGGTTTAATGCTCAGGCTAGCGGGGTGCCAGTGATGGGTTTCCCTGCGCCCTGCCCGGGCATCTACGATACAGCAGCTTGTTATAACACTTTCCACTGCTGTGGACCTGTCACTTACTATCAGACCAACTTTAACATGGGTTACTGCGGCGGGGAGCACTGGATTCATGGCCAGCCAG ATTACGACAAAGAGGAAAGTCATCAGAGTCCGCAGCACAGGCAGCGAAACCGCATTAGGACAGTGTTCACCGAGAGCCAGGTGAAGCAGCTCGATCAGCTCTTCAGCATCACCGACTACCCCACTGCGGAAGCGCGCGCACAGCTGGCGAGGAGCACGGGCCTGAGCGAAGAGACAGTCCGG GTATGGTTCAAAAACCGCCGGGCTCGACGCAAGAGGCAGAAAACCACAAGTGACTCAACAGAACCTTAA